One Nicotiana sylvestris chromosome 12, ASM39365v2, whole genome shotgun sequence genomic window carries:
- the LOC138883302 gene encoding uncharacterized protein, producing the protein MLARKTVASGALSKILNEQLNASQAQDSNSNSDSESYKSASEGEGHGLLTLRRLKNLLLSGKKSGESGYGETAERLAHLSTQGDEPSSSTEETLVDLLKKVGASYDPKKRRTPTPKVPSAPKPSMKRKASSPTTTETFLPKGRARRSRVKQSREKVTTVEVKTPKPKKPKSSSKKSSSMSEATEPSLAKKTRSAVKSKQVRVSKDEEWSGEEENETDGEHDKLAMFGKRKF; encoded by the exons ATGCTTGCTCGCAAAACGGTGGCATCTGGTGCTCTCTCAAAGATATTGAATGAGCAATTGAATGCAAGTCAAGCTCAAGACTCTAATTCTAACTCTGATTCTGAGTCGTACAAATCTGCTAGTGAGGGGGAAGGACATggtcttctgactctgagaaGGCTAAAAAATCTccttctaag TGGCAAGAAGTCAGGGGAAAGTGGTTATGGTGAAACTGCTGAAAGGTTAGCTCATTTAAGTACACAGGGagatgaacctagttcatcaaCTGAAGAGACCTTAGTAGACCTTTTGAAAAAGGTAGGGGCAAGTTACgatccaaagaaaaggagaactccCACACCAAAAGTTCCCAGTGCCCCTAAACCCTCCATGAAAAGAAAGGCTTCCTCCCCAACAACTACTGAAACTTTCTTGCCCAAGGGAAGAGCCAGAAGAAGTAGGGTGAAACAGAGTAGA GAGAAAGTTACAACAGTGGAGGTTAAGACCCCGAAGCCCAAAAAGCCCAAgtcttcttccaagaagtcttcctctatGTCTGAGGCTACTGAACCTTCATTGGCCAAGAAGACAAGGTCTGCAGTGAAAAGTAAACAAGTTAGAGTTTCTAaagatgaggaatggagtggtgaagaagaaAATGAGACTGATGGTGAACATGACAAGCTtgccatgtttggcaaaagaaaattCTGA